GTCCAAACAAAAATTTGTCAGGTTGCTCATTTGGGAAGGAAACTTCAATAAAGATTCCCTTTAATTGTTTGCTTTTTACAAGAGGAGCAATCGCTGTCCAAAGAGATTTTAGTTTATCGCTTTTTTCAACCGAATCTGGTCCGGTATCTCCTAAATAAAGCACATAAGAATCTCCATTCCTAATCAGGAAAGCAGTACTTTCAAACGGATTCACATGACTTAACGGAAATGCTTTTACCGTCATTGTGGTATTGGTAATTGGCGTTTCTTCTCCAATATTAAGAGTTTGAAAATGGTATTTTTTTAATGGAGTTCCAGGACCTTTATCACCAAAATTTGCCCAGGTTTGATCATTAAAGTAATGATTTTCCATCATTTCCATACATTTTTCAGTTGCATAAACCGTTTTTGAAGAATCGGCCGGTGAATTAATTATCAAACCAGAAACGTGATCTAAATGTGCGTGTGAAATAAAATATCCTTTAATGTATTTTCTTAAAACCTCGCTAGTTTGAACTTTAAAAACCTTGTTTTCAATTGCTTTTTCGATTCCTGCATTTATGGTTCCTGCATCCAAAGAAATAAAATCGTTTGTATTTGTTGGTGCCACCAAATAAGCTGAAAGATTTTTTTCGTCAATACCACCTTTTATTCCCAAAGGAACAACCTGAAAAGCATGGTTTTGTTCTTTCTGGGCAAATCCATTTATTGAAATTAAAAAGAAGCAGAGTAGAAGACGATTGAAAATATTCATAATTAAGTAATTTTGTTACCGCAAATTTCATGAATTATAGTGAATAAATTATAGCGTATTCCTTTAAATGCTATTAATTAACCCTAAATTTACTTTGATTTTAACAACGGATTTGGGTTTAAATTCAACTCTAAATAATATCTTTACAATAAAAATATAACAATTTTAACTAAAAAAGTTACAATGACAACAATAGCATCGCAATTTGGAATGAATGAGGCTCTGGAAAAATTGGGCATCAAATTGGTAAATGACGGAACATCAACGGGAACGGAGAATTTTGCTTCAGGTGGAAATTTAGATAGTTTTTCACCAGTTGACGGAAAATTAATTGCTTCGGTAAAAATGTCAACACAAGAAGATTACGAAAAAGTAATGCGTGCAGCAACAGAAGCTTTTAAAACATTTCGATTAATTCCTGCACCACAACGTGGAGAAATTGTACGTCAGTTTGGGCAAAAGTTGCGCGAAAATAAAGAAGCTCTTGGTAAATTGGTTTCTTATGAAATGGGAAAATCATTGCAGGAAGGTTATGGTGAAGTTCAGGAAATGATTGATATCTGTGATTTTGCTGTTGGTTTATCACGACAATTACACGGATTAACAATGCATTCTGAAAGACCAGGACATCGTATGTATGAGCAATATCATCCACTAGGAGTTGTCGGAATTATTTCGGCATTTAATTTCCCGGTTGCAGTTTGGTCGTGGAATACTGCTTTGGCATGGATTTCAGGAGATGTTTGCGTGTGGAAACCTTCTGAAAAAACACCTCTTTGTGGAATTGCCTGTCAAAATATCATTGCTCAGGTTATCAAAGAAAACAATTTACCGGAAGGAATTTCATGTTTGATAAACGGTGATTATAAAATAGGTGAATTAATGACGGCTGATACACGAATTCCGTTAGTTTCTGCGACAGGTTCAACCCGAATGGGGAAAATTGTTGCACAAGCAGTTGCGGGTCGTTTAGGTAAATCATTATTAGAATTGGGAGGAAATAATGCCATCATTGTAACTCCGGATGCTGATATTAAAATGACTGTTATTGGTGCTGTTTTTGGTGCTGTAGGAACTGCAGGACAACGTTGTACATCAACTCGAAGACTGATTATTCATGAAAGTATTTATGATAAAGTAAAAGATGCTTTAGTGGCGGCTTACCAACAATTGAGAATCGGAAATCCGCTTGACGAAAATAATCACGTTGGTCCGCTAATCGACACTCACGCAGTTGAATTGTATGCTCAGGCTTTGAATAAAGTAGTTGCCGAAGGTGGAAATATCCTAGTCGAAGGTGCAGTACTTTCGGGTGAAGGTTACGAAAGTGGCTGTTATGTTAGACCTGCAATTGCCGAGGCTCAAAATTCATTTGCAATCGTACAACACGAAACATTTGCTCCGGTTTTATATTTAATTAAATATTCAGGAGAAGTTGATAATGCAATTGAGCTTCAAAACGGAGTTGCACAAGGATTATCGTCAGCTATTATGACTAATAATCTTCGTGAAGCTGAAAGGTTTTTATCTGTGGTAGGTTCTGATTGCGGAATTGCAAACGTAAATATCGGAACTTCTGGTGCTGAAATTGGAGGTGCTTTTGGTGGAGAAAAAGAAACCGGAGGAGGTAGAGAATCTGGATCTGATGCCTGGAAAATCTATATGCGTCGTCAAACCAATACTATCAATTATACTACTAGTTTACCTTTGGCGCAAGGAATTAAATTTGATTTGTAGATTCTTTTTAAGAAATCAATTATATAAAAAAGGCTTCCAATTTGGAAGCCTTTTGTTTTTCTAACATTATAACAATTTGTTATTTTTTAAGAATAGTTTGATTGATTGAACCATTAGTAGTATAAATTTTTGCTAAATATGTTCCTGGAATTAATCCAGTCAAATCAATATTTTGATTCCCTTTATGTGCTGTTTTAACTAATGTTCCTGACATATTATAAAGCAAAACTTTCTCTACTTGTTGATTAGAATCTGATAAATACAAAGTATCTGTTGCTGGATTTGGATATAAAATTACTTTAGTACTTTCTGTGTTTTCTGTTATTTCAGTCGTTTTTGCAAGACGTAATGTGCTTCCACTATATTCAGTACTAATGTAGAAAAGGTTAGCTACAGATCCCTTGGTTATTGTATTTGTTCCTGCTGGAATTGATGCTGTTACGATTCCGGCCGAAGCAGTATAAGACACATTATTTACTTTAATTGTTCCTGTAAAATTGGAATCAAAAACCAAAGTCAATGTTGAAGCGCTGGTTGTTGTGTAAGTAATTGAAGTACTTGATTCAATTTTTAAGCGTGCCGTTAATGTTAATCCTGCATAAGTTACAGATCCTGCAGTAGAGTTCATGTTTCCTGTAATGGCATAGAATGAACTTGTTTTTCCAGATGTTGTAAAATTATGAATCTCATTTCCCGTTGGAGTTCCAGTTGTTACCGTAATCGTTCCTGATCCTGTTGCAGGAGTTCCAGTTCCGGTTGTAGTAATTGAGTAGGAAACGTTTGCTGTTGGAGTTCCTGTAATTGTGATTGTTTTTGCTGTTGTATTTTTTACAAAACTAATCCCTGAAGCTGGTAATCCAGTTACTGTTGCATCTGTCGCATTTCCGCCCCAAGTAAAAACTATTGTACCAATTGCTGTTCCGCTTGCAACAGTTTGATTGTTGTTTGTTGTAGATGTAAGTGTTTGACTTCCTGCAGCTGTTACAGTAATAGTTCCTGATCCTGTTGCCGGTGTTCCAGTTCCAGTTGTTGCTATAGAATAAGATATTGTAGCAGTCGGAGTT
This genomic window from Flavobacterium sp. 9 contains:
- a CDS encoding MBL fold metallo-hydrolase, with the translated sequence MNIFNRLLLCFFLISINGFAQKEQNHAFQVVPLGIKGGIDEKNLSAYLVAPTNTNDFISLDAGTINAGIEKAIENKVFKVQTSEVLRKYIKGYFISHAHLDHVSGLIINSPADSSKTVYATEKCMEMMENHYFNDQTWANFGDKGPGTPLKKYHFQTLNIGEETPITNTTMTVKAFPLSHVNPFESTAFLIRNGDSYVLYLGDTGPDSVEKSDKLKSLWTAIAPLVKSKQLKGIFIEVSFPNEQPDKFLFGHLTPNYLLKELHVLEELSGKDTLKGFNIIVTHLKPPTKNIIKLKEQLKNQNDLGLKIVYPEQGKRFEL
- a CDS encoding aldehyde dehydrogenase family protein, encoding MTTIASQFGMNEALEKLGIKLVNDGTSTGTENFASGGNLDSFSPVDGKLIASVKMSTQEDYEKVMRAATEAFKTFRLIPAPQRGEIVRQFGQKLRENKEALGKLVSYEMGKSLQEGYGEVQEMIDICDFAVGLSRQLHGLTMHSERPGHRMYEQYHPLGVVGIISAFNFPVAVWSWNTALAWISGDVCVWKPSEKTPLCGIACQNIIAQVIKENNLPEGISCLINGDYKIGELMTADTRIPLVSATGSTRMGKIVAQAVAGRLGKSLLELGGNNAIIVTPDADIKMTVIGAVFGAVGTAGQRCTSTRRLIIHESIYDKVKDALVAAYQQLRIGNPLDENNHVGPLIDTHAVELYAQALNKVVAEGGNILVEGAVLSGEGYESGCYVRPAIAEAQNSFAIVQHETFAPVLYLIKYSGEVDNAIELQNGVAQGLSSAIMTNNLREAERFLSVVGSDCGIANVNIGTSGAEIGGAFGGEKETGGGRESGSDAWKIYMRRQTNTINYTTSLPLAQGIKFDL